In Callithrix jacchus isolate 240 chromosome 18, calJac240_pri, whole genome shotgun sequence, one DNA window encodes the following:
- the MR1 gene encoding major histocompatibility complex class I-related protein 1 isoform X8, whose protein sequence is MVFLLPLIVVLMAKQSDARSHTYQRMIGCELMEDGSTTGFLQYAYDGQDFMIFNKDTLSWLAVDNVAHTIKRAWEANRHELQYQKNWLEEECIAWLKRFLEYGKDTLQRTEPPLVRVNRKETFPGVTTLFCKAHGFYPPEIYMTWMKNGEEIVQEMDYGDILPSGDGTYQRWASVELDPQSSDLYSCHVEHCGVHMVLQVPQESETIPLVIKAVSGSIVLVIVLAGIGVLVWRRRPREQNGAIYFPTPDR, encoded by the exons GGTCTCACACTTACCAGAGAATGATTGGCTGTGAGCTGATGGAGGATGGAAGCACCACAGGATTTCTCCAGTATGCATATGACGGACAGGATTTCATGATCTTCAATAAAGACACCCTGTCCTGGCTGGCTGTAGATAATGTGGCTCACACCATCAAGCGGGCATGGGAGGCCAATCGGCATGAGTTGCAGTATCAAAAGAATTGGCTGGAAGAAGAATGTATTGCCTGGCTAAAGAGATTCCTGGAGTATGGGAAAGACACCCTTCAAAGAacag AGCCCCCACTGGTCAGAGTAAATCGCAAAGAAACTTTTCCAGGGGTTACAACTCTCTTCTGCAAAGCTCATGGCTTTTACCCCCCAGAAATTTACATGACATGGATGAAAAACGGGGAAGAAATTGTCCAAGAAATGGATTATGGAGACATTCTTCCCAGTGGGGATGGAACCTATCAAAGGTGGGCGTCAGTCGAGCTTGATCCTCAGAGCAGCGACCTTTACTCCTGTCACGTGGAGCACTGCGGTGTCCACATGGTTCTTCAGGTCCCCCAGG AATCAGAAACTATTCCCCTCGTGATAAAAGCTGTGTCTGGGTCCATTGTCCTCGTCATTGTGCTGGCTGGAATTGGTGTTCTAGTCTGGAGAAGAAGGCCCCGAG AGCAAAATGGAGCCATCTACTTTCCAACACCAGATCGATGA